One Natronomonas gomsonensis genomic window, GCCGCCACGAAGGAGGAAATCGACTCGACGACGAAGTTCGACATGGGCCTGCCGATGGGGTCGTTCGAACTCGGCGACCAAGTCGGCAACGACGTGACCTACCACGTCCTGGAGTACATGCACGAGGTATTGGGCGAACCCTACGAGCCCGCACCGTACCTCGAGGAAATCGTCGAAGCGGAGCGCTTCGGCAAGAAGACCGGCAAGGGCTTCTACGACTACGAGGACGGCGACGGACCGGACATCCCGACCGACGCCGGTAGCGAGGACATCGCCAACCGACTGGTCGCCGTGATGGCCAACGAAGTCGGTAACCTCGTCGGCAACGACGTCTCGAACCCCGCCGACATCGACGAGGCAGTCATGCTCGGTGCCGGCTTCCCGGACGGCCCGGCGAAACTCGCCGACGACGTTGGCCTCGATACGCTCGTCGAGACGCTCGAAGAACTGGGCGAGGAGACGGGCCACCCGCGCTTCGAAGTCTCCGACGGTCTGCAGGAAGCCGCCGAGGCCGGCGGTTTCCACGGCGGCGACGACGACGGCGAAGTCGAGTTCACCAACATCGAGATTCGCCACCCCGGCGACATGGTCGGTCAAATCGTCCTCGACCGCGAGGCTCGGATGAACACCATCAACCCGGACCTTCTGGACGAACTCGCCGAAGCCATCGACCTGATGGAGGACGACGACGAGGTCCGTGCCCTCCTCATCACGGGCAAGGGCGACCGCGCGTTCTCCGCCGGCGCCGACGTGACCTCGATGGCCTCCAACGCCGAACCGCTGGAAGCCATCGAACTCTCCCGGAAGGGCCAACAGACCTTCGGCAAGCTCGAAGACTGCGACATGCCGGTCGTCGCCGGCATCGACGGCTTCGCGCTGGGCGGCGGCTTCGAGCTGTCGCTGTGCTGTGACTTCCGCATCGCCTCCGAGCGGTCGGAACTCGGCACGCCCGAGCACAACCTCGGTCTGCTCCCCGGCTGGGGTGGCACTCAGCGTCTCGGCCGTATCGCCGGCCTCGGCCGCGCCAAGGAAATCGTCTTCACCGCCGAGCGGTACGACCCCGAGACGATGTACGACTACGACGTGGTCAACGAAGTCGTCGAGAACGACGAGTTCGACGAGCGCGTCCACGAGTTCGCCGCCGACCTCGCCGCCGGTCCGCCGGTCTCCCAAAAACTGACCAAGCGCGCGATGCACCGTGGCTTCGAGGACGTCGAAGCCGGCCTCGAACTCGAAGCCCAGGCGTTCGGTCACCTCATCGGCACGGACGACCTCATGGAGGGCATCACGGCCTTCATGGGCGACACCGAACCCGAGTTCGAAGGCAAGTAACGTCGATTCCACCCGATTTTGATTTTTTCCGACGCCCGATAGCAGCCCGCTCCGAAACCGACAACCGACAGCCGCGTCTACCCGGACGTGATGGTCGGCTCCAGAACCCTGACGGCGCTGGTGGGACTCCTCGGCAGCCTCGCTGTCAGTGCAGCGCTGTACTGGTATACGGGGTCGGTGCTGTTCTTCCTGTTCGTCCCCTTCGTTCCGTTCCTGTTCGGCTCAGGCGGCCTCACCGACGAGTCGGGGCGACAGCCGAAACGATGTGGCAGGTGTGGGTTCAGGACGACCGAGGAATCCTACGACTACTGTCCGCGGGACGGAAGCCGACTGGTCGAGACGGACGGCGATTACTGAGTGTCCTCACGTTTGTCGTCTCCCGCATCCTCTTCGACCGGTTCGGACTCGGTGGAGTCAGTCACGTCGGACTCGGCCGCCACCGACTCCGCTGCAGTGGGACTGCTATGGTGTGACTGCCGCAGCGCGGCGGGTGAGACAACTATCGGCTGAATCGGCGTGCCGTCGAGCAGTTCCGGGAGGACGAAGCGGGCGAAGTGAAACACCAACACGAGCAACAGCGGTCCAAGGAACAGCCCGTACCAGCCGAACAACAGTGGTCCGAGGATGTAGGCCACCATCACGAGCCCGACGTGGAGATTCCGGCCGGAGACGTACGGGCGCAGGAGGAGGTCCGGAATGAAATCGATGAGAATCCCCGAGATGACGAAGAACACCACGGGAAACCACAGTGGGTCGCCCCGGAGCAGCGCCTGTCCGAACAGCAATCCGCCGACCGGGACGTACACCAGTTTCATTCCGACCACTGGAACGAGACTGGTGACGCCGACGAGAATGCCCAACAGCGCCGGGTATGGGACTGCGAGCCCGGGCGGGGCGACGAGGTTCAGCAGGCTGTAGGTGATGGTGCCGATGACGGCCGCGATGACGGCGTTGAGGATGTTACCGAAGTAGACGCTCTTGAGGTCGCGGTCGACCGCCGTGCCGTAGGCGTCGAGGACACCCGCCTCGTCGCCGAAAACGTCGCGCACCCAGCCGGCGAGTTTCGGCCCGTCACGGAGCAGGTAGAACGTGAGCGCGAGCGCGACGAACAGGTGCAGGAGCACCGAGACGACGAAGGGAAGGTAGTCGTAAATCCCGTCGAAGACGACGAGAAGTGCGTCGACGACGTCGGGGTTTTGGAACAGCGTCGCCGGGTCTTCGACGAGCGCCGACACGTCGAAGTACGGCGAGACGATGCTCTGGACCGGACCCAAGTCGACGGTTTGAGCGAGCGTTCTGAGTTCCTGTAGCGCGACCGCGGTCGTGTACGCCAACAGGAGAATGACTGGGACGGAAAGACAGAGGAGCGATGCTGCGGCGGCGAACGTCGGGCGGAGGTGTCCACGCAGGTGGCGGTACAGCGGCCGCGAGACGTAGTACAGAAACAGGGCCGTGACGACCGTCCCAACGAAGGCGTAGAACGTCGCGGCGACGACGATGGCGAAAGCGAGACCGACGCCCCACCACGCCAGTCGGCCACGGGAGGATTCGCTGACCATACCCCACCCCGGACCCCGACGATTAAAAATCCGACCCGCCGATGGCCTTACCACCTCCGCCCGCCAACGGCCGTCGATGAGTTCCCTGGGCCCGGTGGTGTTGGACGACAGCGTGGTCGCGCTCGTGTTGGCGGCGGCGCTGGGGCTGTTTCTCGGCCTCGAACGCGAGTGGTCCGAGAAGACCGCCGGCATCCGGACCTTCTCGCTCGTCAGCCTCTCTGCGGCGGTGTTCACCATCCTCGAGGAACCGCTGTTGCTCGTCGCCGGGGCGTTGCTGGTCGTCGCGTTGGGCGTCGTCCTCGGCGTGCAGGGACTGCTCGGACAGGTCGATACGCTCTCGCTTACGACCTCGGCGTCGCTGCTGGTCGCCTACGGCGTCGGCGCGTTGGTCGCCGCGGGGTTCGTCGTCGAGGGGGTGACGGTCGCGGTCGTCTCCTCGTTCGTCCTCGTGTTGCGAGAGGAACTGCACGGCATCGCCGAGGCCCTCTCGCGAGAGGAGGTCCGCTCCGGAACCGAGTTCGCCATCCTCGCGTTCGTCGTCTACCCCCTGTTGCCGACCGGCGAACAGAGCCTCTCGGTCGCCACACTCTCGGTGTCCTTCGAACCGCGGGTCGTCTGGTTGATGGTCGTGTTCGTCGCCGGTATCGGCATCGTTAACTACGCCATCGTCAGGATGTACGGCGGTCGCGGCATCGTCGTCACGGGGTTTTTCGGCGGGTTGGCCTCCTCGACGGCCGTCGTCGGGGCGATACTCGACCACGTCGGCCAGAGCCGGGAGGTGACCGACTACGGCGTGGCGGCGGTGCTGTTGGCGAACGCCTCGATGGCGCTCCGGAACCTCGCTATCGCCGTCGTGTTCACGCTCGGTGCTGGGGTTCTCTACGAACCACTGATTCCCCTCGGGGCGGTCATCGTGGGTGCGGTCGTCGTCGCGGCGACCACGGCCGACTGGTCTTCGACTATCGAAATGGAACTGGACACGCCGTTTACGCTTCGGTACGCCCTCGGTGTCGGCGCCCTGTTCCTCGCGGTGCTGTTGGGCGGCGGCTTCGCGGAAGCGCAGTTCGGCACCGGCGGACTGTACGTCGCCGCGCTGCTCGCCGGGTTGGTCTCCAGTGCGGGCGCGACCGCCTCTGCGGTCGTTCTCTACTCCAACGGGAGCGTCACTGCCCCGGAGGCGACGATTGCCATTCTGCTGGCGACGGCCGCCAGCATCGCCGTCAAGGCGGGGTTGAGCGCGATGTCGCCGAACCGGGCGTTCGCTCGGAGCGTTCTCCTCCGAAGCGCCGCGGTGCTGGGCGTCGCTGCCGTCGTGACTGCACTGGTCTTCATCGCCTGAACAGGCAGTGTGAACTATTAACACGCGACTCGACCAATATCGTGTATGGACCGCGAGACGACCTCGCCGCAGGTCGACGAGATACCCGGACCGAACGCCCGAGAGCGGGTCGATTTCCATCGGTCGCTTGCCGCCCCGAGTACGTACGTCTACGAGTTCGTCTGGGACGTGACCGAACCCGCAATCGGACCGTTCTGTACGGACGCCGATGGCAACGTCCTCATGGACTTCACCGGCCACGTCCCCGCCGCGCCGCTGGGGTACAACAACCCCGAACTGCTCGAACGGATGGACGCCTTCGACATGATAGACCCGGTGAAGATAGCCGGACAGGATTTTTACTCGACGGCCGGTGACCCCGCTGACGTGGATTTTCCGGGGCCGCCGGAGTTGATGGAGCGTCTAGTCGACGCCTCTCCGGAACGCTTCGATACGGTCTTTCTCTCGAACTCCGGCGCCGAAGCCGTCGAAAACGGCCTGAAAATCAGCTACGACCGGACCGGCGGGAAATACGCCATCACCTTCGAGGGGGCCTTCCACGGCCGGACGCTGGGGACGCTGTCGTTGAACCGCTCGAAGGAGATCTACCGCCGTGAGTTCCCCGAAATCGGCCCCGTCCACGACGTGCCGTTCTGTCGGGACGGGAGTTGTACGGCGGCGACGTGTGAGTGTGGGTTCTTCGCGGGCGACACCACGAAACTCCGGCGGATGTTGGACCCCGAGACGGGGTACGTCAACGCCGAGGAGGTGGCGTATCTCATCCTCGAACCGATACAGGGCGAAGGCGGGTACCACGTCCCCAGCGACGCGTTCATGCGAGAGGTCGCCGACATCTGTGAGCGCCACGACATCGTGCTCATCGCCGACGAAATCCAATCCGGGATGGGACGTACCGGCGACTTCTGGGCCTCCGACGGCTTCCCAATCGAACCCGACATCATCTGTGCGGCGAAGGGCGCCCGCGTCGGTGCGACCATCGCCAACGAGTCGATTTTTCCCGAGGAGGAGTCACGGCTCTCCTCGACGTGGGGGGCCGGTGACATCGTCGACTCCATGCAGGGCGCGCTCACCATCGACGTGATTCACGAGGAAAACTTACTCGACAACGCCGTCACTCGGGGCGAGCAGGCGACCGCGGAACTCGACGACGCGACCCTTCCGGGAGCCATCGACATCAGGGGTCGGGGGCTGATGCTCGCCGTCGAGTTCGACACCAAAGAACGCCGCGACGACGTACAGGACGAGGCGATGAAACGCGGCCTGTTGACGCTCGGCTGTGGCTACAAGACGCTCCGGCTACTGCCGCCGCTGGACGTTCGGGAACGCGAAATCACGATGGCAATCGGGTTGCTGTCGGACGCTGCGGAAGCGGCCGCCTGACCCCGTATCTCAGAACTGATATCGGCGTGCGTTGTCGTCCTGCGGTGGGTACTGCTCGCTCACGCCGCCGGCACCGCCGGTCATCTCCTCGAACGTCATCCCCGAGAGATACTCGTCGTAGGTCACGTCGTAGCCGCTCCGGAGGTGGAAATCGAGGTTTCCGGTCTCGACAGCACCCTGAAACAGGGTGTGAACCGCACGCCGGAGGAGTTCGTCCACGTCGTCGGGGTCGTACGCGCTGGCCAACATCGCGAGTTCGTTTCGCGTCTCGGCGTCCAACTCGACGGTGAGTTCCTCGCCCAACTCGGCGTAGGTCGCTTCGATGTCCTCCGAAAGGTCGTCCAATCCCATACTGGTCGGTCGGTCCGGGCCGGGGAAGTGGGTTTCGTTCGGCAAAACGTTCGACTCCGATACCGCCGGAACCGTCACACACAAACGCCGGGCGGGGAAATCGAGGGGTGATGACCGACGCCGCCGAGTTCCTCCCCGAAGACCCCGATGCGGTGCAGTCGGCGCTCGTCGAGTGGTACGAGGCCGACCACCGCGAGTACCCCTGGCGGCAGACGACGGACCCCTACGAGATTCTGGTCTCCGAGGTTATGAGCCAGCAGACCCAACTCGACCGCGTGGTCGATGCGTGGACCGATTTCCTCGAGGAGTGGCCCACCGTCGAGGCGCTGGCGGCCGCCGACCGCGCCGACGTGGTCGGCTTCTGGACCGACCACTCGCTGGGGTACAACAACCGCGCGAAGTACCTTCACGAGGCCGCAACCGAAGTCCTCGAAGAACACGGCGGCGAGTTTCCAGAAATACCGGAGGGACTACAGGAGTTGATGGGCGTCGGTCCCTACACCGCAAACGCCGTCGCCTCATTCGCGTTCAACAACGGCGACGCGGTGGTCGATACGAACGTCAAGCGCGTGCTGTATCGGGCCTTCGACGTGCCCGATGACGACGACGCCTTCGCTGTCGTGGCGTCGGAACTGCTGCCCGACGGAGCGTCGCGGGTCTGGAACAACGCGATAATGGAGTTGGGCGGCGTCGCCTGCGAAAAGCAGCCGAACTGCGACGAGGCCGGCTGTCCGTGGCGAGCGTGGTGTCACGCCTACGAGAGCGGCGACTTCACGGCACCCGACGTACCGACACAACCCGAATTCGAGGGGTCGCGTCGGCAGATGCGGGGTCGCGTCGTCGCGACGCTCCGGGAGTTCGATGAACTCACCCTCGACGAACTCGGGCCACGCGTCCGCGTCGACTACTCGCCAGACGGTGAGTACGGCCGTGAGTGGCTCCGTGGACTGCTCGAGGACCTCGAAGCCGACGGATTGGTCGAACTCGACGGCGAGGACGAAGAGCCAGTCGCAGGACTGCAGAAGTGACCACATCCCATTTATTCCCACCACGCCAACGCGCGGTATGACCGATGTACGAGTCGCCGCCCTCGTGGGCAGCCTCCGCGACGACAGTTACACGCGGTTGGCCTGCGAGGAGGCGCTTGACGCTGCCGGCGAGTTCGACGGCGTCGAGACGGACTGTATCGACCTTCGAACGTTCGACCTCCCGGTGTACGACGCCGACGAAGACGGCGCTGGTGATGCCGAAGTGCTCAGAGAGCGCGTGACGGCTGCGGACTCGGTGATTCTCGGCACACCCGTGTATCACGCCTCCTACTCCTCGGCGCTGAAGAACGCACTCGATTACTGCGGCTTCGACGAGTTCGACGAGACTACCGTCGGCTTGCTGTGTGTCGCCGGTGGGTCGTTCCCGACGACGACGCTGGACCACCTGCGGTCGGTCGGCCGGTCGGTCAACGCGTGGGTCGTCCCCCATCAGGTCGCACTTCCACGCGTCAAAAACGCCTTCGAGGACGGCGTACTGACCGACGACGACGCCCGAAAGCGCATCCACACTCTCGGCCGACGGATGGTCGAGTACGCCAACATCGAGCCAGACCCGCGGACGATGGAGGCCGAACAGAACGTCGGCGCCGACGATTGAGTCAGGCCTCGGGACCCTCCCATCTGGCGAGGACGGCACCGGAGTCGCCGCTTTCGGCCTCCCAGATGACCCTGACGACGGCGTTCGGTGGTGCGTCGACGGCAACGGAATCGCCGGCTGTCACTTCTCCCTCGAAGGGACTTGTCGTCGTCTTGTCGGCGGTGGTTACCACGACTTCGAGTTGGGCACCTCGGACGGTGTCACCGCCCTCGTGGGTGATGGTGACTTCTTCGGCGGCGCTGTCGTAGTCGAAGTCCCAAGCCACGTTCGGGGCGGGGGATGAGGTACCACCGCTGGAGCCGTTCGTGAGGATGACGCCAGTCAATTCCTCGCCTCCGTTTTGAGCCTCCTCAGGCGGGGCGTCGATGAGGCCGGCCGTCCCCGCGTCGATTGGCCCGATGATGAATCGTGAGACGCCGTTTTCGACGGGT contains:
- a CDS encoding 3-hydroxyacyl-CoA dehydrogenase/enoyl-CoA hydratase family protein — its product is MEFDDIETIAVLGAGNMGHGIAEVAALAGYDVNLRDIKEEFVQNGYEQIEWSLEKLAEKEQISEEESENAIDRVTPYVDVEDAVGEADFVIEAVPEKMDIKKDVYGDVEEHLPEDAIITSNTSSLSITDLSEVTERPEQFCGMHFFNPPVRMQLVEVISGAHTADETLDATEELAEAFGKTPVRVRKDSPGFIVNRILVPLMNEACWMVSEDAATKEEIDSTTKFDMGLPMGSFELGDQVGNDVTYHVLEYMHEVLGEPYEPAPYLEEIVEAERFGKKTGKGFYDYEDGDGPDIPTDAGSEDIANRLVAVMANEVGNLVGNDVSNPADIDEAVMLGAGFPDGPAKLADDVGLDTLVETLEELGEETGHPRFEVSDGLQEAAEAGGFHGGDDDGEVEFTNIEIRHPGDMVGQIVLDREARMNTINPDLLDELAEAIDLMEDDDEVRALLITGKGDRAFSAGADVTSMASNAEPLEAIELSRKGQQTFGKLEDCDMPVVAGIDGFALGGGFELSLCCDFRIASERSELGTPEHNLGLLPGWGGTQRLGRIAGLGRAKEIVFTAERYDPETMYDYDVVNEVVENDEFDERVHEFAADLAAGPPVSQKLTKRAMHRGFEDVEAGLELEAQAFGHLIGTDDLMEGITAFMGDTEPEFEGK
- a CDS encoding AI-2E family transporter, which produces MVSESSRGRLAWWGVGLAFAIVVAATFYAFVGTVVTALFLYYVSRPLYRHLRGHLRPTFAAAASLLCLSVPVILLLAYTTAVALQELRTLAQTVDLGPVQSIVSPYFDVSALVEDPATLFQNPDVVDALLVVFDGIYDYLPFVVSVLLHLFVALALTFYLLRDGPKLAGWVRDVFGDEAGVLDAYGTAVDRDLKSVYFGNILNAVIAAVIGTITYSLLNLVAPPGLAVPYPALLGILVGVTSLVPVVGMKLVYVPVGGLLFGQALLRGDPLWFPVVFFVISGILIDFIPDLLLRPYVSGRNLHVGLVMVAYILGPLLFGWYGLFLGPLLLVLVFHFARFVLPELLDGTPIQPIVVSPAALRQSHHSSPTAAESVAAESDVTDSTESEPVEEDAGDDKREDTQ
- a CDS encoding MgtC/SapB family protein is translated as MSSLGPVVLDDSVVALVLAAALGLFLGLEREWSEKTAGIRTFSLVSLSAAVFTILEEPLLLVAGALLVVALGVVLGVQGLLGQVDTLSLTTSASLLVAYGVGALVAAGFVVEGVTVAVVSSFVLVLREELHGIAEALSREEVRSGTEFAILAFVVYPLLPTGEQSLSVATLSVSFEPRVVWLMVVFVAGIGIVNYAIVRMYGGRGIVVTGFFGGLASSTAVVGAILDHVGQSREVTDYGVAAVLLANASMALRNLAIAVVFTLGAGVLYEPLIPLGAVIVGAVVVAATTADWSSTIEMELDTPFTLRYALGVGALFLAVLLGGGFAEAQFGTGGLYVAALLAGLVSSAGATASAVVLYSNGSVTAPEATIAILLATAASIAVKAGLSAMSPNRAFARSVLLRSAAVLGVAAVVTALVFIA
- a CDS encoding class-III pyridoxal-phosphate-dependent aminotransferase; its protein translation is MDRETTSPQVDEIPGPNARERVDFHRSLAAPSTYVYEFVWDVTEPAIGPFCTDADGNVLMDFTGHVPAAPLGYNNPELLERMDAFDMIDPVKIAGQDFYSTAGDPADVDFPGPPELMERLVDASPERFDTVFLSNSGAEAVENGLKISYDRTGGKYAITFEGAFHGRTLGTLSLNRSKEIYRREFPEIGPVHDVPFCRDGSCTAATCECGFFAGDTTKLRRMLDPETGYVNAEEVAYLILEPIQGEGGYHVPSDAFMREVADICERHDIVLIADEIQSGMGRTGDFWASDGFPIEPDIICAAKGARVGATIANESIFPEEESRLSSTWGAGDIVDSMQGALTIDVIHEENLLDNAVTRGEQATAELDDATLPGAIDIRGRGLMLAVEFDTKERRDDVQDEAMKRGLLTLGCGYKTLRLLPPLDVREREITMAIGLLSDAAEAAA
- a CDS encoding A/G-specific adenine glycosylase codes for the protein MTDAAEFLPEDPDAVQSALVEWYEADHREYPWRQTTDPYEILVSEVMSQQTQLDRVVDAWTDFLEEWPTVEALAAADRADVVGFWTDHSLGYNNRAKYLHEAATEVLEEHGGEFPEIPEGLQELMGVGPYTANAVASFAFNNGDAVVDTNVKRVLYRAFDVPDDDDAFAVVASELLPDGASRVWNNAIMELGGVACEKQPNCDEAGCPWRAWCHAYESGDFTAPDVPTQPEFEGSRRQMRGRVVATLREFDELTLDELGPRVRVDYSPDGEYGREWLRGLLEDLEADGLVELDGEDEEPVAGLQK
- a CDS encoding NADPH-dependent FMN reductase encodes the protein MTDVRVAALVGSLRDDSYTRLACEEALDAAGEFDGVETDCIDLRTFDLPVYDADEDGAGDAEVLRERVTAADSVILGTPVYHASYSSALKNALDYCGFDEFDETTVGLLCVAGGSFPTTTLDHLRSVGRSVNAWVVPHQVALPRVKNAFEDGVLTDDDARKRIHTLGRRMVEYANIEPDPRTMEAEQNVGADD